A section of the Vibrio vulnificus CMCP6 genome encodes:
- a CDS encoding prepilin-type N-terminal cleavage/methylation domain-containing protein, with amino-acid sequence MKQNQNGFSLVELVVVIVVVGLLAVAALPRFLDVTDAAKKASIEGVAGGFATGVLSARAQWEAEARPSRNINSQEQNTVNYDGVDFWLTRSKDASNADTGFRDGYPWGLAGNFASYPAALTGQMCVDLMENLLQNPPKVGIEGSGTTSDNGFKYSASADSANAKCTYIQLDGNTKHQFEYEAKNGRVTVTLQ; translated from the coding sequence ATGAAACAAAATCAAAACGGTTTTTCTTTGGTTGAATTGGTTGTGGTGATCGTGGTTGTCGGTTTATTGGCAGTTGCGGCGCTACCACGCTTCTTGGATGTCACTGACGCTGCGAAGAAAGCCAGTATTGAAGGTGTAGCAGGTGGATTTGCGACGGGGGTTTTATCTGCGCGAGCGCAGTGGGAAGCCGAAGCTCGTCCGTCAAGAAACATCAATAGCCAAGAGCAAAATACCGTCAACTACGATGGTGTCGATTTTTGGTTAACGCGTTCTAAAGACGCTTCGAATGCCGATACGGGCTTCCGAGATGGTTATCCTTGGGGCTTGGCGGGCAACTTTGCGAGTTATCCAGCGGCGCTAACTGGCCAAATGTGTGTAGACTTAATGGAGAACCTTCTGCAAAACCCACCAAAGGTTGGTATTGAAGGCTCTGGCACCACAAGTGATAACGGCTTCAAATATTCCGCATCTGCTGACTCAGCAAATGCTAAATGTACTTATATTCAACTTGACGGCAATACTAAGCATCAGTTTGAATATGAAGCGAAAAATGGTCGTGTGACCGTAACTTTGCAGTAA
- a CDS encoding type II secretion system protein, with protein sequence MKRQGGFTLIELVVVIVILGILAVTAAPRFLNLQDDARSSALQGLKGAMAGAAGIVYGKAAIEGLEAISSGRSISGANGNNINLVFGYPEASANGIGRAVAGIDEDWSVISSGTGTITYGFENNTACFVTYAINATAATAQEPAITVTECN encoded by the coding sequence ATGAAAAGACAAGGCGGTTTCACCCTGATTGAGTTAGTTGTGGTGATTGTAATTCTAGGTATTTTGGCAGTAACTGCGGCTCCGCGTTTTCTAAATCTGCAGGATGATGCGCGTTCATCGGCGTTGCAAGGATTGAAAGGTGCAATGGCAGGTGCTGCAGGTATTGTATATGGTAAGGCTGCAATTGAAGGTCTTGAAGCGATTTCTTCAGGTCGTTCGATTTCTGGAGCAAATGGGAACAATATCAACCTTGTTTTTGGTTATCCTGAAGCCTCAGCTAATGGTATTGGACGCGCAGTTGCTGGTATTGACGAAGATTGGTCAGTGATCTCATCAGGTACTGGAACAATCACGTATGGTTTCGAGAATAATACTGCATGTTTTGTTACTTATGCTATTAACGCAACAGCAGCTACCGCTCAGGAGCCTGCAATCACGGTCACCGAATGTAATTAA
- a CDS encoding type II secretion system protein, with protein sequence MIKRAQAGFTLVELIVVILLLSIVSAYAASRYIGTGSFSAYAAQEQAISIIRQLQVYRMQSNTTNSANPNFELTASGGCLGSTAGCTAASTPQAAESRSDVMRLDGVSVSSTISPIRFDLRGNPLQTNGSALNSVTITFTASGESASVCINSQGYVSGGGC encoded by the coding sequence ATGATAAAGCGTGCACAAGCTGGTTTTACTCTCGTCGAGCTGATCGTGGTGATTCTACTGCTCAGTATCGTCTCTGCTTATGCTGCCAGTCGCTATATTGGCACTGGCAGTTTTTCTGCGTATGCCGCGCAAGAGCAGGCGATTTCGATCATTCGTCAGCTTCAAGTCTATCGTATGCAGTCCAACACCACGAATTCTGCCAATCCAAATTTTGAGTTAACCGCCAGCGGTGGTTGTTTAGGTTCAACCGCAGGTTGTACTGCTGCCAGCACGCCTCAGGCCGCGGAATCACGCAGTGATGTGATGCGCCTCGATGGTGTTTCCGTCTCCTCGACAATTTCTCCTATTCGCTTTGATTTGCGTGGTAATCCATTGCAGACCAATGGTTCTGCTCTTAACAGTGTCACCATTACCTTTACGGCCTCCGGAGAGAGTGCTTCGGTTTGTATCAATAGCCAAGGCTACGTGAGTGGTGGGGGCTGCTGA
- a CDS encoding prepilin-type N-terminal cleavage/methylation domain-containing protein has protein sequence MKKQQGMTLIESIVAMVLIAVAMVTLTSLLFPNVKNSAAPHYQTRAIALGQGFMSQILARGFDHNSNFDGGSTRCGEDGVLCTTADGLGAEEAQVVDYNDVDDYIGCWYTTNTQSQCPTGSVQKSLADVFGSTINTEYPNFRVDVRVFYDGNMDGSDDGAVSTLKRIEMAIHAGQYGPYPLVAYKGNY, from the coding sequence ATGAAAAAACAGCAAGGGATGACACTTATCGAAAGTATTGTGGCGATGGTATTGATTGCCGTTGCTATGGTGACCTTGACCAGTTTGCTCTTTCCCAATGTAAAAAATTCCGCGGCGCCGCACTACCAAACGCGTGCCATTGCGTTAGGACAAGGCTTTATGAGCCAAATTCTCGCACGTGGTTTCGATCACAACAGCAATTTTGATGGTGGCAGTACACGTTGTGGTGAAGATGGCGTGTTGTGCACTACTGCTGATGGCTTGGGCGCAGAAGAGGCTCAAGTGGTCGATTATAACGATGTCGACGATTATATTGGTTGTTGGTATACCACCAATACCCAATCTCAATGCCCAACGGGTTCGGTTCAAAAGTCATTAGCGGATGTCTTTGGCAGTACCATCAACACCGAATATCCGAATTTTCGGGTTGATGTGCGTGTGTTCTACGATGGCAATATGGATGGCAGTGACGATGGGGCTGTGAGTACCCTAAAGCGCATTGAAATGGCAATACACGCCGGTCAATACGGGCCGTATCCTCTTGTTGCCTATAAGGGGAACTATTGA
- a CDS encoding PilW family protein gives MSSRGFTLVEMVLTLIVGSILVLGIAGFVELGTKGYADSVDRQRIQTQAQFVLEKLSREFRHAVPNSFSDSGNCLSFYPIVYSGFYAVEGNDIRFLIGNSNVTPPLANGLSLVINPSRQQDLVNDSFDVSGLTNGAGYFAVLNQAASLESNSINRRHYIFNANGRVEYCFTAGRISRNGVQVADSVSAASFNYLEPTLQRGGLVHIKLTFTQNDESSHYQQDVQVLNVP, from the coding sequence ATGAGTTCTCGTGGTTTTACCTTAGTGGAAATGGTGCTGACGTTAATTGTCGGTAGCATTTTGGTGCTGGGCATTGCGGGCTTTGTTGAGCTCGGGACAAAAGGCTATGCGGATTCAGTAGACAGGCAGCGTATCCAAACACAAGCCCAATTTGTGTTAGAGAAATTGTCTCGTGAATTTCGTCATGCTGTGCCGAACAGTTTCAGTGACAGCGGCAATTGTTTGTCTTTTTATCCAATTGTCTATTCGGGCTTTTACGCCGTGGAAGGCAATGATATTCGTTTTTTGATAGGCAATTCGAATGTTACGCCACCGTTGGCCAACGGGCTAAGCTTGGTCATTAATCCAAGTCGTCAGCAAGATCTTGTTAACGATTCATTTGATGTCTCAGGGTTAACTAACGGCGCGGGTTATTTTGCGGTGTTAAACCAAGCCGCCAGCTTAGAAAGTAATTCCATCAACCGTCGACACTATATTTTTAACGCCAATGGTCGTGTTGAATATTGTTTTACCGCAGGGCGGATCAGTCGCAACGGTGTGCAAGTCGCCGATAGTGTTTCCGCAGCAAGCTTCAACTACTTAGAGCCGACACTGCAGCGTGGTGGGTTAGTGCATATCAAGCTGACGTTTACGCAAAATGATGAATCGAGTCATTACCAACAAGATGTGCAGGTGCTCAATGTTCCCTAA
- a CDS encoding DUF6701 domain-containing protein encodes MKRYIQLLWLTLVMLFFTPLSYGASCSVHGESDFTISFRVTGSNTYQQFYLKQGSHGHVLWYTHQERVGSSYIFNEQNLEIGTSYDVRITSDASTNRLNYYRKKASSSDWQFIETKIQDLHNGNLSPVDGGTISNVSCGGGITTPPTYSNNAQFEFGTHICQSMPCSIPLTKNYTYTPLVFVMPTIDSSNPDADAPSTLYVSSNLDSNSTSFTINQRTKNISGSNFTPIAMTSVSYLVIEPGVASFGGHQVLAGYINSNAVASKSGSDSFSQVNFSSFGLNSFNADPVLLHQIQTNNNADKWMTSGRVLQSSSTARRQSAQLFLELSASLVSGYSYKQEKIAFLATLPTSANIAVDNNLVQFSNTFRTPSQSLPEPMQDGCDSYATTSLSSLSGVVAKKQERAGGHGGWLRRCSIQNNEVSFVVDEDFSDRSHIREYVGYFAFEQQRPSIDLCQYFPQPAQSWKSGSELNIQNNGSSISGWSTDYVNAYLANGALKVGFDTISYHAGLSGACDVGSCTSGGLKAGTPNPISPSFTSTASLSIDQWNYASICDGNYCSYSNSGSNEVTITILKPLNTLTVNGYNTLSFKVVFNDVGGPYGTEVRSYNPGGKVETVLKANGRYAFRDITFSGTGGKFSFERGVVLYVVNSFVQNNTTIMNDLGGLKDMIIYGPTATFNFNTPTSDFAAQILGDSVTFSNPITLRGAVTTNRLTMSTGNIEIIGEGACLTPSSNYTLELVPSSDIALTCETLTPTVRVLDNGVLATNFSGSVTVLVDGIPQQLTPVNGVLEQTLSLTVNQTKTVAVEAYINGDQANTTVTGQYQFVPFKFAIDDQYVVASKPQSVEAQVMACDSGNVVDIGYNGTPVITSTLTQPLGGMGVLTYSPVFASGTSTSDLTFTDSGVVQVQLEDGNFDCTGVQGCPIEGSSTLKGQFVVNSRPWTFAICSGETPALPMDGTSSSGTKFKLASERFNLHVKPIVWQSGGAVSGEIETSSYCNAAITQNFFASNAPSAVVEMSSALHSPMGGSTSVLLQGDNGLSKVHNIGSGSGTNQHYDFTQLYWDEVGSLKVMADAQTNYLGMDINLGYRNIGRFVPEKLVLVSNSWTYATGHSGFAYMNQPIEHAFSVEAQNASDQVTQNYGLFDSAYVSAVSYFNVDNAHKEIVDRVKDYSTLTWQQPAWSLGKLNISLADFEFAKKATASTPYTTEPDGPYTQGFGLWASTVVDGVDFENKELEVHDSGAIVKSGKAFSEQPDFRYGRMRLQDVGGFTGNQIEVPLSAEYWNGSQFVTNGDDSGSDFDGSQFCRQLIWHSQAQTSSNASLSGSGTVSVGRSDQLSAQQSTTDTDNQIREQVRFWLRVSDTTLQKVATTDNDIQCNGSGARPWLRFNWRNLGDEDPNAVVTFGINRGNDRVIYKGESGLTGQ; translated from the coding sequence ATGAAACGTTATATTCAATTGCTGTGGCTTACTCTTGTTATGCTGTTTTTTACTCCATTGAGTTATGGAGCGTCATGTAGTGTGCATGGTGAGTCAGATTTTACCATTTCCTTTCGTGTTACTGGTTCAAATACTTACCAACAGTTTTATCTAAAGCAGGGAAGCCATGGTCATGTCCTTTGGTATACCCATCAGGAAAGAGTGGGTAGCTCTTACATCTTTAACGAACAAAATCTTGAAATTGGAACGAGCTATGATGTTCGTATCACTAGTGATGCAAGTACTAATCGCCTCAATTATTATCGGAAGAAAGCGTCTTCTTCCGATTGGCAGTTTATTGAAACCAAGATTCAAGATCTGCACAACGGCAACCTAAGTCCAGTCGATGGGGGAACAATTAGTAATGTCTCATGTGGAGGTGGCATTACTACGCCTCCCACCTATTCAAACAATGCACAATTCGAGTTTGGCACACATATTTGTCAAAGTATGCCTTGTAGTATTCCTCTAACAAAAAATTATACCTACACGCCACTTGTATTTGTCATGCCGACAATTGATTCAAGTAACCCGGATGCCGATGCGCCATCGACCTTGTATGTGTCATCTAACTTAGACTCGAATTCGACATCATTCACGATTAATCAAAGAACAAAAAATATATCAGGTAGCAACTTCACTCCGATTGCTATGACCTCGGTGAGTTACTTAGTGATTGAACCCGGTGTTGCCTCATTTGGTGGACATCAAGTACTAGCGGGATATATCAATAGTAACGCTGTCGCTTCCAAAAGTGGCAGTGACAGTTTTTCTCAAGTGAACTTCTCTTCTTTTGGATTGAACTCATTTAATGCCGATCCTGTGTTGTTGCACCAAATTCAAACCAACAACAATGCAGATAAATGGATGACATCGGGGCGGGTTTTACAGAGCTCATCAACAGCGAGAAGACAATCTGCCCAACTCTTTTTAGAGCTATCGGCTTCTTTAGTCTCTGGTTATAGCTACAAACAGGAAAAGATAGCTTTTCTAGCGACACTGCCAACTTCAGCCAATATTGCTGTAGACAACAATTTAGTTCAATTTAGTAATACTTTTCGTACGCCAAGTCAGTCGTTACCTGAACCGATGCAAGATGGGTGTGACAGTTATGCGACGACATCGCTGTCCAGCTTATCTGGTGTTGTTGCCAAGAAACAGGAAAGAGCAGGTGGACATGGAGGCTGGTTGCGTCGATGCAGTATTCAAAACAACGAAGTTAGCTTTGTTGTCGATGAAGACTTTAGTGATAGGAGCCACATTCGAGAGTATGTTGGCTATTTTGCATTTGAGCAACAAAGGCCGAGTATTGATTTGTGTCAGTACTTTCCTCAACCTGCACAAAGCTGGAAGTCGGGCAGTGAATTGAATATTCAAAATAATGGCAGCTCAATATCCGGTTGGTCAACAGACTACGTTAATGCGTACTTAGCAAACGGGGCTCTAAAAGTCGGTTTTGACACTATTTCTTATCATGCAGGATTATCTGGAGCATGTGATGTCGGTAGTTGTACTAGTGGTGGTTTAAAGGCGGGAACACCAAATCCCATTTCGCCTTCGTTTACCAGTACTGCAAGTTTATCTATTGATCAATGGAACTACGCAAGTATCTGCGATGGAAATTATTGTAGTTACTCAAACAGTGGTAGTAATGAAGTTACAATTACGATTCTTAAACCGCTGAATACGTTGACAGTAAATGGTTATAACACCCTTTCATTTAAAGTTGTGTTTAATGATGTTGGTGGACCTTATGGAACGGAAGTGAGGAGTTACAATCCTGGAGGTAAGGTTGAAACAGTCTTAAAAGCCAACGGTCGCTATGCTTTCCGAGATATCACTTTTTCAGGGACTGGTGGAAAGTTCAGTTTTGAAAGAGGTGTTGTTCTCTATGTTGTGAATTCATTTGTTCAAAACAACACAACCATCATGAATGATCTAGGTGGGCTAAAAGATATGATCATTTATGGACCAACGGCCACATTTAACTTCAATACTCCTACATCAGATTTTGCTGCGCAGATTTTAGGGGATAGTGTGACGTTCAGTAACCCGATTACGTTACGTGGAGCAGTAACAACGAATCGGTTAACGATGAGCACCGGAAACATTGAAATTATTGGAGAAGGGGCGTGTCTGACACCAAGTTCAAATTATACTTTAGAACTTGTTCCAAGTAGTGATATCGCGTTGACCTGCGAAACCCTAACGCCGACTGTTCGTGTGCTTGATAATGGTGTTTTAGCAACAAATTTCTCGGGATCGGTGACGGTGCTAGTTGATGGTATACCTCAGCAATTGACTCCTGTTAATGGCGTCCTTGAACAGACATTGTCACTCACTGTGAACCAAACTAAAACGGTTGCTGTTGAGGCCTACATAAATGGTGACCAAGCTAATACGACGGTAACAGGGCAATATCAGTTTGTCCCCTTCAAATTTGCCATTGATGACCAGTATGTTGTCGCGAGTAAACCTCAATCTGTTGAAGCCCAAGTCATGGCGTGTGACTCAGGAAACGTGGTTGATATTGGTTACAATGGTACGCCAGTTATCACATCAACATTGACCCAGCCATTAGGCGGTATGGGTGTACTGACTTATTCTCCAGTATTTGCTTCTGGTACTAGTACGAGTGATTTGACCTTTACTGATTCTGGAGTCGTGCAAGTGCAGTTGGAAGATGGAAACTTTGATTGTACTGGAGTGCAAGGTTGCCCTATTGAAGGTTCAAGTACATTAAAAGGCCAGTTCGTTGTGAACTCTCGCCCGTGGACGTTTGCAATCTGCAGTGGTGAAACGCCTGCGTTGCCCATGGATGGCACTTCATCCTCGGGGACTAAATTCAAACTTGCCTCTGAACGCTTTAACCTTCACGTAAAACCAATTGTTTGGCAGAGTGGTGGTGCTGTCTCAGGAGAGATTGAAACCAGCAGCTACTGTAATGCAGCGATTACCCAAAACTTCTTTGCCAGTAATGCGCCCAGTGCGGTCGTTGAGATGAGCAGTGCCTTGCACTCCCCAATGGGAGGGAGCACAAGTGTGTTACTTCAAGGAGACAATGGACTGAGCAAAGTACACAACATTGGCAGCGGTAGTGGTACAAATCAACACTATGATTTCACTCAGCTCTATTGGGATGAAGTGGGCAGCTTGAAAGTCATGGCGGATGCACAGACCAACTATCTGGGAATGGATATTAATTTGGGCTACCGCAATATCGGCCGTTTTGTGCCTGAAAAATTGGTGTTAGTGAGCAATAGTTGGACGTATGCGACCGGGCATTCGGGATTCGCGTACATGAACCAACCCATTGAACACGCTTTTAGTGTTGAGGCGCAAAATGCTTCAGATCAAGTGACGCAGAATTATGGCTTGTTCGATTCAGCGTATGTTTCAGCCGTTTCTTATTTCAATGTTGATAACGCGCACAAAGAAATCGTTGATCGGGTGAAAGATTATTCAACGTTAACTTGGCAACAACCTGCTTGGTCTTTAGGGAAACTCAACATATCACTTGCTGATTTTGAGTTCGCCAAAAAAGCGACTGCGTCGACACCCTATACCACAGAGCCTGATGGGCCCTATACGCAAGGTTTTGGCTTGTGGGCCAGTACGGTGGTGGATGGCGTTGATTTTGAAAATAAAGAGTTGGAAGTGCATGATAGTGGCGCCATCGTCAAATCGGGCAAGGCATTTTCTGAGCAGCCAGATTTCCGCTATGGACGCATGCGCTTGCAAGACGTGGGTGGCTTTACTGGCAATCAAATTGAAGTGCCGTTAAGTGCGGAATATTGGAATGGCAGCCAGTTTGTCACCAATGGGGACGATTCTGGCAGTGACTTCGATGGCAGTCAGTTCTGTCGTCAGCTGATTTGGCATAGCCAAGCGCAAACCAGCAGTAATGCTTCACTTAGTGGCAGCGGTACCGTCTCGGTTGGGCGCTCGGATCAACTCTCTGCTCAGCAGTCGACAACCGATACCGACAATCAAATACGCGAGCAGGTGCGATTTTGGCTGCGCGTCAGCGATACCACCTTGCAAAAAGTCGCTACCACAGATAACGATATTCAGTGTAATGGCAGCGGTGCTCGTCCGTGGCTTCGTTTCAATTGGCGTAATTTAGGCGATGAAGACCCTAACGCTGTCGTCACCTTTGGAATTAACCGTGGAAACGATCGGGTTATTTACAAAGGTGAATCGGGCTTAACGGGCCAATAA
- a CDS encoding rod shape-determining protein produces MLKKLRGMFSNDLSIDLGTANTLIYVKGQGIVLDEPSVVAIRQDRAGSAKSVAAVGHAAKQMLGRTPGNISAIRPMKDGVIADFNVTEKMLQHFIKQVHDNSILKPSPRVLVCVPCGSTQVERRAIRESALGAGAREVFLIDEPMAAAIGAGLRVSEPTGSMVVDIGGGTTEVAVISLNGVVYSSSVRIGGDRFDEAIINYVRRNYGSLIGEATAEKIKHEIGSAYPGDEVHEIEVRGRNLAEGVPRSFTLNSNEILEALQEPLSGIVSAVMVALEQCPPELASDISENGMVLTGGGALLKDLDRLLTEETGIPVVIAEDPLTCVARGGGKALEMIDMHGGDLFSEE; encoded by the coding sequence TTGTTAAAAAAACTTCGTGGCATGTTTTCCAACGACCTATCGATCGATTTAGGTACCGCCAATACTCTTATTTACGTTAAAGGCCAAGGCATTGTGCTAGACGAGCCTTCAGTAGTTGCAATCCGTCAGGACCGTGCAGGTTCAGCGAAAAGTGTCGCAGCCGTTGGTCACGCAGCTAAGCAAATGCTTGGTCGTACACCAGGCAATATCTCCGCGATTCGTCCGATGAAAGATGGCGTGATTGCGGACTTTAACGTGACAGAAAAAATGCTTCAGCACTTTATTAAGCAAGTGCACGACAACAGCATTCTAAAGCCAAGCCCACGTGTATTGGTGTGTGTGCCTTGTGGTTCGACGCAAGTTGAGCGTCGCGCAATTCGTGAATCTGCGTTGGGTGCAGGGGCTCGTGAAGTCTTCTTGATTGATGAACCAATGGCGGCAGCAATCGGCGCGGGTCTGCGTGTTTCTGAACCGACCGGTTCTATGGTGGTCGATATTGGTGGTGGTACCACAGAAGTGGCGGTGATCTCGCTAAACGGTGTGGTGTATTCTTCTTCTGTGCGTATCGGTGGTGACCGTTTTGATGAAGCGATCATCAACTACGTGCGTCGTAACTACGGCAGCTTAATCGGTGAAGCGACGGCAGAGAAAATCAAGCATGAAATCGGTTCTGCTTACCCAGGTGATGAAGTGCATGAGATTGAAGTTCGTGGTCGTAACCTTGCAGAAGGTGTGCCACGTAGCTTTACTCTAAACTCAAATGAGATTTTAGAAGCGCTGCAAGAGCCACTATCAGGCATTGTTTCTGCAGTGATGGTTGCGCTAGAGCAGTGTCCGCCAGAGCTGGCATCAGATATTTCTGAAAACGGCATGGTTCTCACTGGTGGTGGTGCGCTGCTGAAAGATCTTGATCGTTTGCTGACAGAAGAAACAGGCATCCCTGTAGTGATCGCAGAAGATCCACTGACTTGTGTGGCTCGTGGCGGCGGTAAAGCACTAGAAATGATCGACATGCACGGTGGCGATCTATTCTCTGAAGAATAA